A region from the Chelonoidis abingdonii isolate Lonesome George chromosome 10, CheloAbing_2.0, whole genome shotgun sequence genome encodes:
- the LOC116839419 gene encoding speriolin-like protein, whose translation MTMTDDNEWMKTIQNENAYLKNQVRLLRENYELRSLLSQHYENSNEGQIITSHPAPVYPNACSPRRGALPHGRDIKPPESPSHLQPSLLQEFSYSPLHIANEEATLSSPKAQAEVTFKGIPNNPTLFQPTPKERKPILLSSTSWTTRVEKQLPETIDLSRLKKVCFTDVTSPGGDKAHLYRMAHQQHGSVLNAPDLLSQPQPSSLGEFVSSNPLSISNKEGAQAQLVFPGYFKTSEPFSPGIPPRKPVPLINSTRDIVGEKMSLDLEEMHRKKRVSFSESPGGDEPRKPHTYYLNELELNSKKNGRIVGEIAFQLDRRILAYVFPGVTRLYGYTVSNIPEKIKQASMKCLNGSMDEKKHRAMMQRYLSLTARLEKIGYNPDVHPVFSEFLINTYGILKQRPDVHSSPLHSSPADLRKVVIDIVPSKFLGDTLLLLNCLCELSKEDSKPLFAW comes from the exons ATGACAATGACAGATGATAACGAGTGGATGAAGACAATTCAGAACGAAAATGCATACCTGAAAAATCAGGTTAGGTTGCTCCGGGAGAACTATGAATTACGTTCGTTACTGAGTCAGCACTATGAAAACAGCAACGAAGGGCAAATTATcacttcccaccctgctcccgtGTATCCGAATGCCTGCTCCCCAAGACGAG GAG CCCTGCCTCATGGAAGAGATATCAAGCCACCGGAGAGCCCAAGTCACCTACAACCTTCACTGCTGCAGGAGTTCAGTTATTCCCCTCTCCACATTGCAAATGAGGAAGCAACTCTGTCCAGCCCCAAAGCCCAGGCAGAGGTGACATTTAAGGGGATTCCCAATAATCCCACTTTGTTTCAGCCTACACCCAAGGAGAGGAAACCAATCCTGCTTTCCAGCACTTCCTGGACCACCAGAGTGGAGAAACAGCTTCCAGAAACTATAGACCTCTCAAGGTTGAAGAAAGTCTGCTTCACAGATGTCACTTCACCTGGAGGAGATAAGGCTCATTTATATAGGATGG CTCACCAACAGCATGGAAGTGTCCTTAATGCACCAGACCTGCTGAGTCAGCCCCAGCCATCGTCCCTGGGAGAATTTGTTTCCTCAAATCCCCTCAGCATTTCAAACAAGGAAGGGGCCCAAGCACAGCTTGTGTTCCCAGGATACTTCAAAACATCTGAGCCATTTTCCCCAGGAATTCCCCCAAGGAAGCCAGTCCCCCTTATAAACAGCACACGGGATATAGTGGGTGAGAAAATGTCCTTGGACTTGGAAGAGATGCACAGGAAAAAGAGAGTCTCGTTCTCAGAGAGCCCAGGAGGAGATGAGCCGCGGAAGCCCCATACCTATTATTTAAACG AGCTTGAGCTGAACAGCAAGAAAAATGGCCGCATAGTGGGTGAAATTGCCTTCCAACTAGACAGGCGCATCCTTGCTTATGTGTTTCCTGGAGTAACGAGACTTTACGGCTACACAGTGTCCAACATTCCTGAGAAAATCAAACAG GCCTCCATGAAGTGCCTGAATGGCTCCATGGATGAGAAAAAGCACCGAGCCATGATGCAGCGGTACCTGTCCCTCACTGCACGCCTCGAGAAGATAGGCTACAACCCGGATGTGCACCCGGTGTTCAGCGAGTTCCTGATCAACACCTACGGCATCCTGAAACAGCGGCCAGACGTGCACTCCAGCCcgctccacagcagcccagcgGATCTGCGCAAGGTCGTGATTGACATCGTCCCATCCAAGTTCCTTGGCGACACTTTGCTGCTGCTGAACTGTTTGTGTGAACTCTCCAAGGAAGACAGTAAACCTCTCTTTGCTTGGTAG